A window of the bacterium genome harbors these coding sequences:
- the miaA gene encoding tRNA (adenosine(37)-N6)-dimethylallyltransferase MiaA has translation MYPLIIIAGPTAVGKTKLAHLLAQKSGGEIISADSRQVYRYMDIGTAKPDKLLCQELPYHLIDIVYPDENWTVADFKEKAEETIAQVHSQKRFPFLVGGTGLYIKAITTGLFPSPAPSPTIRHNLQRQLTQFGTAYLYEKLWQVDKEKAENLNPNDTRRIIRALEVFYQTGIPISQLQQHKTQKKDYNLIMICLNKERDKLYCQINERVDRMIKQGFVEEVQSLLKMGYNENLIAMEAVGYKQIISYLKGDYDLNETIEMIKQQTRNFAKRQITWFRAEKRFTWFSPKDKDKIYEFILNSLKIN, from the coding sequence ATGTATCCACTGATTATTATTGCCGGACCGACTGCGGTCGGTAAAACAAAATTAGCCCATCTGCTTGCTCAAAAATCAGGTGGAGAGATTATCTCTGCCGATTCAAGACAGGTATATCGCTATATGGACATTGGCACGGCAAAACCTGATAAACTTCTCTGTCAGGAACTTCCATACCATTTGATAGATATTGTTTATCCAGATGAAAATTGGACTGTGGCTGATTTTAAAGAAAAAGCAGAGGAAACAATTGCCCAGGTTCATTCACAGAAACGGTTTCCTTTCTTAGTTGGCGGCACAGGATTATACATCAAGGCAATCACTACAGGCCTTTTTCCATCTCCTGCCCCTTCTCCGACTATCCGCCATAATCTTCAACGCCAGCTGACCCAATTTGGCACCGCATACCTTTATGAAAAACTTTGGCAGGTGGATAAAGAAAAGGCAGAAAATTTAAATCCAAATGATACCCGCAGAATAATTCGAGCATTAGAAGTATTCTATCAAACAGGAATACCCATCTCTCAACTTCAACAGCATAAAACTCAGAAAAAAGATTATAATCTCATTATGATTTGTTTAAATAAAGAGCGTGATAAGTTATATTGTCAGATTAATGAACGGGTAGATAGGATGATAAAACAAGGATTTGTGGAGGAAGTCCAATCTTTACTTAAAATGGGTTATAATGAGAATTTAATCGCTATGGAAGCCGTTGGGTATAAACAGATAATTAGTTATTTGAAAGGGGATTATGATTTAAATGAAACAATTGAAATGATAAAACAACAAACACGAAATTTTGCCAAACGCCAGATTACATGGTTTCGTGCAGAAAAAAGATTTACCTGGTTTTCACCGAAAGATAAAGATAAAATCTATGAGTTTATTTTGAATTCACTAAAAATCAATTGA
- a CDS encoding SagB/ThcOx family dehydrogenase, producing the protein MAIIFLPRPKTAGKMSIEEAIARRQSIRNFRQDPLTLEQLSQLLWSAQGITEQFRRAVPSAGATYPLEVFAVIGIVEGMNSGVHHYHPMKHSLELIKEGDFRRELASAALNQEFIASAPLDIVICAEYSRTTFRYGSRGEKYVYMEVGHAGQNLSLIAETLGLGTVVIGAFIDEEVTRCLSLPKKFAPLYIMPFGYPG; encoded by the coding sequence ATGGCTATAATTTTCTTACCCAGGCCTAAAACCGCAGGGAAGATGTCTATTGAGGAGGCAATTGCGCGGAGGCAGTCCATACGCAACTTCAGACAGGACCCACTCACCCTTGAACAGTTATCCCAACTTCTCTGGTCAGCACAAGGAATAACTGAACAATTTCGTCGTGCTGTCCCTTCGGCTGGGGCAACTTATCCTTTAGAGGTTTTTGCCGTAATTGGCATAGTTGAAGGAATGAATTCTGGCGTGCATCATTATCATCCAATGAAACATAGCCTTGAGCTAATTAAAGAAGGGGATTTTAGAAGGGAATTAGCCTCAGCCGCACTTAATCAGGAATTCATTGCCAGTGCACCACTGGATATTGTTATTTGTGCCGAATATAGCCGAACAACCTTCAGATATGGCAGTCGTGGCGAAAAATATGTCTATATGGAGGTAGGTCATGCAGGACAAAATCTTTCTTTAATCGCAGAAACATTAGGATTAGGCACAGTCGTTATTGGCGCATTCATTGATGAGGAAGTAACCCGATGTTTAAGTCTGCCTAAAAAATTTGCCCCATTATATATTATGCCATTTGGCTATCCAGGATAA